The Gloeobacter morelensis MG652769 genome contains the following window.
ATAGAAATTCAGTCGCCTCCGATGGTCAAGGTGTGGGTGTGCCCCTTTCGCTTCAGAATAACGCGGTCGGCCTCGATCCGCTCCAATCGCCAGCCTTTGCCGACCTCCCCCCCGGGGACATGTTCGTCGAACCGCTCTCCCCATTGCAGCAGCGCCGCCACCGGCTTACCCGCGGTTTCTATCACGCCCACCAGCCTGGCGGGGGGGTGCGGCGTTTCGGAAGCCGCAGCGACCGCGAGAACCGGCGCGACGAACATCCGCGGCGGCTCGAAAGGATCCTTGGTAGGGGCAGGAAGTCTGGCCAACCGGTGGGCCAGCGCTTGGGTCTGGGTAAACAGATCCGGCAACGGCTCGCGCGTTACTGGGACAGGGGCGGGGGTGGCAATCGGGAGGGAAGCGGCTGGTTTGGCGGCACTCCAGAGCGCCGTTCCCAAAGTGGCTATCAGGGCTGCGGCAAAGCCCGCAGCCGTCGCCAGGCCAATTCCAGCATCTGCGAGCCCGACGGACGGCAAGGCCGCCGGTTCGCAATCGCCGCTTTGCGCCCCAGCGAGCAACCCCTCTATCCGGCAAAATAGTTCTTCGATCATCGCCTGCGCCTCCGATTCAAGCGCCTCGCGGTGCGGTTGCAGTTGTGTGCCCATGGCTGCCCTCGATGGATTCGAGGGCAGGATACCCACCTAGATGCGGACCAAATCGGTGTACTGGGTGAGCAGTTCCTCGGCGGTGAGGGTGTCTTTTTCATCCGAAGGCGACCAGATGATCTCGAGTGCCACAAGCTGCTCGCCCGAGAGGCTGCCGATCGTAGCAAGCGCCTGGCGCAACTGGTCGGAACTGCGGACTGCCTCGAGAGTCGGCACGCCCGACTCGCTGGCTACCAGGATTGTGACCACGATGTATTCAGCCGTCTCGTCGGGGTTGTCGTTGACGAAGGTCCTTTTGACCAGGGCACTCTGCTCGCCGCTGCGGCTGACGGTCTCGTCGGTGTACTTGGTGCGCTCAGTAAGTGCCAGGCGATTGAACTGCGATTCGGCCGTCAGACGCGGCAGGATCTGCTGGTCGCTCTTGGCATATACCCAGAATTCGGGGTTGCGCAACAGCGCCAGGGAGACTTCCTGGTTGAGGCGGGCTAGTCCCTCCGGAGTAGTGGTGTCGGCCTGCTCGGCGATGCGGGTTAGGTCGCGCTGCAGTTGCTTCGCCGAAGCGAGCAGCGCCACCTGCAGCCGGAAAATTTCGACTTTATCCGGGTCAAAGCCGGCGGCGTAGGCGCCGTCCTGGCCGCCCACCGCGCCGGAAGCTCCCCGGCGAATCACCCGCAGGACGTAGAAACCGGCGCCGACGACGACGACGATCAAAATAATCGAACTGAGGCCGATACCGGGGCCACCCACGGCATAACCGCCACCCACCGGCGGATAGTAGCCCGGTCCCGGGATCGGCACCGGTACCGGCACGACCGGGGGCGGGCTGTAGTAGCCGCCGGGGGCGGGCGAGTAGGTGCGCGGGGAAGGCGCCGGGGTGTAGCTGCGGCTCGGGGCGCGGAAGGAGCCGCCGCCGATGCGGCCTCCCGATGAGCGCCTGGCCCAGGCTTCGGCGCTGTCAAAAGCCACAGCGCCCAAGGCGATGCCCAAAGCCAGACTGCAGGAGGCGGCGCGGCGCAACAGGATCTTGGCGGGAGGAGCCATCGTCAATCCTCAAAATAAACCGTATTTCCTTGCCTTCAGTATACGGACCGGCCCAGGGCTGCTGTATACCTCATCCGACAGGAACTGACGGCGAAGATGCCGTTTAGCAACAGGGCGCGTTCGGGAAGGATGGAGTAGAGTGGTTTTGATTTGAAGTGGTAGCCGTGATGACAGTCCAGCAAGCTTTTGAACAGCATGTGATGCACACTTACGCGCGCTTCTCTGTAGTCTTCGAGCGCGGCGAAGGGTGCTACCTCGAGGACAGCGAAGGCCGACGCTACCTGGATTTTGTAGCCGGCATCGCCACCTGTGTCCTCGGACACGCCCATCCGGTCCTGAGCGCGGCCATCGCCGAGCAGGCCCGCGCGCTCATCCACGTCTCCAACCTGTATTACACGCCCCAGCAGGCCCGTCTGGCCGAATGGCTCACCGCCCATTCGGCAGCTGACCAAGTGTTCTTCTGCAACTCGGGGGCCGAAGCCAACGAAGGTGCCATCAAGCTTGCGCGCAAGTACGGCCGCACGGTGCTGGGCATCGCCGAGCCGCAAATCATCAGCGCCCACCAGAGCTTCCACGGCCGCACGATGGCTACTGTCACCGCCACCGGCCAACCCAAATACCAAAAGCATTTCCATCCGCTGGTGCCGGGTTTCGTGCACGTTCCCTACAACGACTTCGAGGCGCTACGCGCCCAGGTCACCGATGCGACGGCCGCTGTGCTCATCGAACCGATCCAGGGCGAGGGCGGCGTGGTGCCGGGGGATGTCGAATTTTTCCAAAAGCTGCGGCGCTTCTGCTCCGAGCGGCGCATTCTGTTGATGCTCGACGAAGTGCAGACCGGCATGGGCCGCACCGGTCGCCTGTTCGGCTACGAGCACCTGGGCATTGAACCCGACGTGTTTACCCTGGCCAAGGCCCTGGGCGGCGGCGTGCCCATCGGGGCGCTGTGCGCCAAAGACGTCTTTGCGATTTTCGAGCCCGGGGATCACGCGAGCACCTTCGGGGGCAACCCCCTCGCCTGTGCCGCAGCCCTTGCCGTCTGCCAGACGCTTGAAGCGGAGCATCTGGTGAACAACGCCCGCGAGCGCGGAGCCCAGCTTGCCGCCGGTCTCGGTCGGCTGGTAGAGCGCTTCAAGCCGCTAGTGCGCACGGCGCGCGGCCGTGGTCTGATGCAGGGGCTGGTGCTCTCTGAGCCGCGCGCCGCCGAAATCGTGCGCCTGGCCATGGAGCAAGGGCTGTTATTGGTCTCCGCCGGGCCTGAGGTGATCCGCTTCGTGCCGCCGCTGATCGTGAGCGCCATCGAAGTAGACGAAGCCCTCGCCATCTTGGAAGGCGTCTTTGCCCGCCTGCCGGTGACGGTCACCGCCTAGGGCAGGTGTCAGGATCAAAACCGCAACCCGATGCAGTTGGTGATCGGCCGGCAGTTTTTGTGCGTCTAGAATGCTTCCGGGGGACGCATCCGGAGGGTCTCTAACGCGGAGGTGCCGTCGTGCAATTTCTGGTGCTTCCTCCCCATCCGGCGCTCGCTCGCTTTGTGGCGGGCTACTGGTTTGTGGAGGATCTAGACGATGCAAACCAGGGACGACCCATCCACACGGCACCCCACACCCACGCTGTGTTGACCGTGCATTTCGGACGGCCCAACACCGACGAGTCGGGTGTGGCAGTGCCCAGAGTTTCGCTGTTGGGAGTGCAAAGCCGCGCCCGCACCTGGCATTCGGACGGCTGTTATTTCGTCATGGTCATGCTGAATGTGCCGGGGTTCGCCCGCCTGTTTCCCCATACCGGCGCGGACAGCCGCGACAACCTGCTGGATGTCGAAGCGCTGCTGGGCGCAAGGGCGACGCGCTTTCTGAGCGGCGATCTTATCGGCGTCTGGGGGCCGGAGAATGTCGCCCGCCGCCTGGATGCCTGGTTTTTGGGCCGCCTCGCTTCGAGGGAGCCGCCGTCGCGGTTCGAACGGTTCGAAGCGGCGTGGCGTACCCTCAGAGGCGACGCGCGCATCGATGCGGCGGCAGCGGCGGCGGGGGTATCGCCCCGCCAACTGGAACGCTGGTTTGACCGGCACATCGGCCACTCCCCAAAACAGCTTCTCTGTCAGGAGCGGGTGATTGCGAGCCTGCAGGCCACCCAGACGGGTTCGGGCGATCCGCTCGCCGGTTTTAGCGACCAGGCCCATCAGATCCGCTCCTGGAAGCGCTACCTGGGAAGGACACCCGGCCATTACTCGCGGATGCCCGCCCGGGAGATCGCCCGCCACTTTTCCAGCGACTCCCGCTTTGCTTCTGCGGGTCT
Protein-coding sequences here:
- a CDS encoding DUF1517 domain-containing protein, which translates into the protein MAPPAKILLRRAASCSLALGIALGAVAFDSAEAWARRSSGGRIGGGSFRAPSRSYTPAPSPRTYSPAPGGYYSPPPVVPVPVPIPGPGYYPPVGGGYAVGGPGIGLSSIILIVVVVGAGFYVLRVIRRGASGAVGGQDGAYAAGFDPDKVEIFRLQVALLASAKQLQRDLTRIAEQADTTTPEGLARLNQEVSLALLRNPEFWVYAKSDQQILPRLTAESQFNRLALTERTKYTDETVSRSGEQSALVKRTFVNDNPDETAEYIVVTILVASESGVPTLEAVRSSDQLRQALATIGSLSGEQLVALEIIWSPSDEKDTLTAEELLTQYTDLVRI
- a CDS encoding acetylornithine transaminase, which translates into the protein MTVQQAFEQHVMHTYARFSVVFERGEGCYLEDSEGRRYLDFVAGIATCVLGHAHPVLSAAIAEQARALIHVSNLYYTPQQARLAEWLTAHSAADQVFFCNSGAEANEGAIKLARKYGRTVLGIAEPQIISAHQSFHGRTMATVTATGQPKYQKHFHPLVPGFVHVPYNDFEALRAQVTDATAAVLIEPIQGEGGVVPGDVEFFQKLRRFCSERRILLMLDEVQTGMGRTGRLFGYEHLGIEPDVFTLAKALGGGVPIGALCAKDVFAIFEPGDHASTFGGNPLACAAALAVCQTLEAEHLVNNARERGAQLAAGLGRLVERFKPLVRTARGRGLMQGLVLSEPRAAEIVRLAMEQGLLLVSAGPEVIRFVPPLIVSAIEVDEALAILEGVFARLPVTVTA
- a CDS encoding helix-turn-helix domain-containing protein — encoded protein: MQFLVLPPHPALARFVAGYWFVEDLDDANQGRPIHTAPHTHAVLTVHFGRPNTDESGVAVPRVSLLGVQSRARTWHSDGCYFVMVMLNVPGFARLFPHTGADSRDNLLDVEALLGARATRFLSGDLIGVWGPENVARRLDAWFLGRLASREPPSRFERFEAAWRTLRGDARIDAAAAAAGVSPRQLERWFDRHIGHSPKQLLCQERVIASLQATQTGSGDPLAGFSDQAHQIRSWKRYLGRTPGHYSRMPAREIARHFSSDSRFASAGLALYL